The following proteins come from a genomic window of Sesamum indicum cultivar Zhongzhi No. 13 linkage group LG10, S_indicum_v1.0, whole genome shotgun sequence:
- the LOC105172186 gene encoding trihelix transcription factor ASIL2-like: protein YMERDQSKQDNNKNNNSSSLLSPKHSPTKHPHPNNNNITSTNDQRLKRDEWSEGAVSTLLEAYEAKWSLRNRAKLKGQDWEDVAKYVSARAHNSKSPKTQTQCKNKIESMKKRYRSESAAGAGDASSSWPLYPRLDLLLRGNAAVAPMMHVQVANPPPVVVMGTSSPLPQPRGPLVPPPGSAAVNSHESGGVDRSAKKDCNNNDPKLSEQESHKNHIDDTDSSTGAVHADKEKSKGERTNNNAMKRRRDHGHAGEIGESIRWLAEVVVRSEQARMETMREIERIRVEAEAKRGEMDLKRTEIIANTQLEIAKLFARGSVDSSLRMGRS from the exons TACATGGAAAGAGATCAATCAAAACAAGacaataataagaataacAACTCATCATCTCTCCTCTCTCCCAAACACTCCCCAACAAAACATCCTCAtccaaacaacaacaacattaCTTCCACGAATGATCAGAGACTGAAGAGAGATGAATGGAGTGAAGGGGCCGTCTCAACTCTTCTCGAAGCTTACGAGGCTAAATGGTCTCTCAGAAACCGAGCAAAGCTCAAGGGCCAAGATTGGGAAGACGTGGCCAAGTACGTCTCTGCCAGAGCACACAATTCTAAGTCACCCAAGACGCAGACGCAGTGCAAGAACAAGATTGAGTCGATGAAGAAGAGGTACAGGTCGGAGTCCGCCGCCGGCGCTGGGGATGCGTCGTCTTCGTGGCCGCTTTATCCTCGCCTTGATCTTCTGCTGCGGGGGAATGCCGCCGTTGCTCCGATGATGCATGTTCAGGTTGCTAACCCGCCACCGGTTGTGGTGATGGGAACATCGTCCCCGCTGCCGCAACCTCGAGGGCCTCTTGTACCTCCACCGGGAAGTGCTGCGGTGAACTCGCATGAGTCTGGTGGTGTTGACCGGTCGGCTAAG AAAGATTGCAACAACAATGACCCCAAATTATCGGAGCAAGAATCCCATAAGAACCATATTGATGACACAGACAGTAGCACAGGCGCAGTGCATGCAGACAAGGAAAAATCGAAGGGTGAAAGGACGAATAATAACGCAATGAAGCGTAGAAGAGATCACGGACATGCAGGGGAGATAGGGGAGAGCATCCGATGGCTAGCAGAAGTGGTGGTGAGGTCGGAACAAGCACGAATGGAGACTATGAGGGAGATCGAGAGAATAAGAGTGGAAGCCGAAGCAAAGAGAGGGGAGATGGACCTCAAGCGGACAGAGATCATCGCCAATACTCAACTTGAGATCGCTAAGCTATTTGCTAGAGGATCGGTCGATTCTTCTTTGAGGATGGGGAGAAGTTGA